One Mycolicibacter sp. MU0083 DNA window includes the following coding sequences:
- a CDS encoding zinc-dependent metalloprotease, whose amino-acid sequence MSESGVGNAVDWGFAASVGGWLARPAPPMTDYTRRQVIDELHTGARAAEPLVREVTGLGADGPVPEARVVDRRQWIAAAADSMRLMMGGTDRSAGFLTGRLTGAQTGAVLAFVSSGILGQYDPFCADDDGTAGRLLLVYPNVVAVERQLRVTPADFRLWVCLHEVTHRVQFSVNPWLAAYMSDALAVLTGDTAPDLTEAVGRLADHLRGRDTDKATGPAGILGLVRAVQPEEQRIALDRLLVLGTLLEGHADHVMDAVGPAAVPSVATIRSRFEERRQRSQPPLQRLMRALLGLDAKLSQYTRGKAFVDAVVDRVGMDRFNAVWSGPQTLPLPAEIEEPQAWIDRVL is encoded by the coding sequence ATGAGCGAATCCGGCGTCGGCAACGCGGTGGACTGGGGGTTCGCCGCCTCGGTCGGCGGTTGGCTGGCCCGCCCGGCGCCGCCGATGACCGATTACACCCGCCGGCAGGTCATCGACGAACTGCACACCGGTGCCCGTGCGGCCGAGCCCCTGGTCCGCGAGGTCACCGGGCTGGGCGCCGACGGGCCGGTTCCCGAAGCGCGGGTAGTCGACCGTCGGCAGTGGATCGCCGCCGCAGCGGATTCGATGCGGCTGATGATGGGCGGCACGGACCGCTCCGCCGGTTTCCTCACCGGCCGGCTGACCGGCGCGCAGACCGGCGCGGTGCTGGCCTTCGTCTCCTCGGGCATCCTCGGCCAGTACGACCCGTTCTGCGCCGACGACGACGGGACGGCGGGGCGCCTGCTGCTGGTCTACCCCAATGTGGTGGCCGTGGAGCGGCAGCTGCGGGTCACCCCGGCCGACTTCCGGCTGTGGGTGTGCCTGCACGAGGTGACCCATCGCGTGCAGTTCAGCGTCAACCCGTGGCTGGCCGCCTACATGTCCGACGCGCTGGCGGTGCTGACCGGCGACACCGCCCCCGACCTCACCGAGGCGGTGGGCCGGCTCGCCGATCACCTGCGCGGCCGCGACACCGACAAGGCCACGGGCCCCGCCGGCATCCTCGGGTTGGTGCGCGCGGTGCAGCCCGAAGAGCAGCGGATCGCGCTGGATCGGCTGCTGGTGCTGGGCACGCTGCTCGAGGGCCACGCCGACCACGTGATGGACGCGGTGGGGCCGGCGGCGGTGCCGTCGGTGGCGACCATCCGCAGCCGCTTCGAGGAACGACGGCAGCGCAGCCAGCCGCCGCTGCAACGGCTGATGCGCGCACTGCTGGGCCTCGACGCCAAGCTCAGCCAGTACACCCGCGGCAAGGCCTTCGTCGACGCCGTCGTCGACCGGGTGGGCATGGACCGGTTCAACGCGGTCTGGTCGGGTCCGCAGACCCTGCCGCTGCCCGCCGAGATCGAAGAGCCGCAGGCATGGATCGACCGGGTGCTGTAG
- the dacB gene encoding D-alanyl-D-alanine carboxypeptidase/D-alanyl-D-alanine-endopeptidase produces the protein MDPTRWRHSTNHLGIAAAVMAVAAIAVVVAVVLPDRSGAGAHVVPPVPVAVAAPGVVPVSDDAPMPTGSAMAAALAGALADPNLGRLTGRVTDALTGKALWTQQEDLPMQPASTNKVLTAAAALLALDPGDRVTTRVTAGDRPGVVVLVGGGDPTLSTAEVGQDTWYREAARITDLAEQVRRSGADVTEVQVDVSAFTGPTMAPGWDAEDIEGGDIAPIEAVMVDGGRVQPTTVESRRSPTPALDAGRALAEALGVDSEQVSITTSSVTGRELAAVRSAPLVVRLGEMMNASDNVMAECIGREVAAAMGRPRSFAGAVDAVTNRLATAHISLTGATLFDSSGLSNDDRLSARNLDSVVQAAAGPDLPELRPLLDMLPVAGGSGTLSERFLNPRTGRGAAGWLRAKTGSLTRTNALAGVVTDRDNRVLTFAFISNDAGPTGRIAIDSLASVLRTCGCR, from the coding sequence ATGGACCCCACTCGGTGGCGACATTCCACCAACCACCTGGGCATCGCCGCGGCGGTCATGGCGGTGGCCGCGATCGCGGTGGTGGTGGCGGTGGTGCTGCCGGACCGGTCCGGGGCGGGCGCGCACGTGGTGCCCCCGGTGCCGGTGGCCGTCGCCGCCCCGGGAGTGGTGCCGGTCTCCGACGACGCCCCGATGCCGACCGGTTCCGCGATGGCGGCCGCGCTGGCCGGCGCGCTGGCCGACCCGAACCTGGGGCGGCTCACCGGCCGGGTCACCGACGCATTGACCGGTAAGGCGCTCTGGACGCAGCAGGAAGACCTGCCGATGCAGCCGGCCTCGACCAACAAGGTGCTCACCGCGGCGGCCGCACTGCTGGCACTCGACCCGGGCGACCGGGTCACCACCCGGGTGACGGCCGGTGACCGGCCCGGGGTGGTGGTGCTCGTCGGCGGCGGAGACCCGACGCTGTCGACCGCCGAAGTCGGTCAGGACACCTGGTATCGCGAGGCGGCGCGCATCACCGATCTTGCCGAGCAGGTTCGGCGCAGCGGGGCCGACGTCACCGAGGTACAGGTCGATGTGTCGGCGTTCACCGGCCCCACCATGGCGCCCGGTTGGGACGCCGAGGACATCGAGGGCGGCGACATCGCGCCGATCGAGGCGGTGATGGTCGACGGCGGCCGGGTACAGCCGACCACCGTCGAATCCCGGCGTTCGCCGACGCCCGCGCTGGACGCCGGGCGGGCGCTGGCCGAGGCGCTCGGCGTCGACTCCGAGCAGGTGAGCATCACGACCTCCTCGGTGACCGGGCGCGAGTTGGCCGCGGTGCGGTCGGCGCCGCTGGTGGTTCGGCTCGGCGAGATGATGAACGCGTCCGACAACGTGATGGCCGAATGCATCGGGCGTGAGGTGGCCGCGGCCATGGGCCGGCCCCGATCGTTCGCCGGTGCGGTCGATGCGGTGACCAATCGGCTGGCCACCGCGCATATCTCGCTCACCGGAGCCACCCTGTTCGACTCCAGCGGGCTGTCCAACGACGACCGGCTCTCAGCCCGCAACCTCGATTCGGTGGTGCAGGCGGCCGCCGGCCCCGACCTGCCCGAGCTGCGCCCGCTGCTGGACATGCTGCCGGTGGCCGGCGGCAGCGGCACGCTGTCCGAGCGTTTCCTCAACCCCCGGACGGGGCGAGGTGCCGCCGGCTGGCTGCGCGCCAAAACCGGTTCCCTGACCCGCACCAACGCATTGGCCGGCGTCGTCACCGACCGTGACAACCGGGTGCTGACGTTCGCGTTCATCTCCAACGACGCCGGGCCCACCGGGCGGATCGCGATCGATTCGCTGGCATCGGTGCTGCGCACCTGCGGATGCAGATGA
- a CDS encoding inorganic diphosphatase produces MQFDVTIEIPKGQRNKYEVDHATGRVKLDRYLYTPMGYPADYGFIEDTLGEDGDPLDAMVLLPQSVFPGVLVEARPVGMFQMTDEAGGDAKVLCVPAGDHRWDHIQEITDVPAHELDAIKHFFVHYKDLEPGKFVKAADWVDRAEAEAEITRSIERFKTSGH; encoded by the coding sequence GTGCAATTCGACGTGACCATCGAAATCCCCAAGGGCCAGCGCAACAAGTACGAGGTCGACCACGCCACCGGGCGGGTCAAGCTCGACCGCTACCTGTACACGCCGATGGGCTACCCCGCCGACTACGGCTTCATCGAGGACACCCTCGGCGAGGACGGCGACCCGCTGGACGCGATGGTGCTGCTGCCGCAGTCGGTGTTCCCCGGTGTGCTGGTGGAGGCGCGTCCGGTCGGGATGTTCCAGATGACCGACGAAGCCGGTGGCGACGCCAAGGTGCTGTGCGTGCCGGCCGGTGACCACCGCTGGGACCACATCCAGGAGATCACCGACGTGCCCGCGCACGAACTGGACGCGATCAAGCACTTCTTCGTGCACTACAAGGACCTGGAGCCCGGCAAGTTCGTCAAGGCCGCCGACTGGGTGGACCGCGCCGAGGCCGAGGCCGAGATCACCCGGTCGATCGAGCGGTTCAAGACCTCCGGTCACTGA
- a CDS encoding TetR/AcrR family transcriptional regulator, producing MGKRQESRARIEAQIIEVGRRHLRTDGAAGLSLRAVARDVGLVSSAVYRYVADRDELLTLLLVDAYSRLADVVDAARTPAAWDADIRAIAHAVRDWALGEPAGWALLYGSPVPGYHAPPERTVAPGTRVVGALFDAVAAGIEAGAVPASNAGVAQPLADDFGRVRAEFGFTGDDVVVAKCFLFWSGLVGAVSLEVFGGYGADTLTVPRALFDVQLDLLLDVLASGLSDRRS from the coding sequence ATGGGAAAACGCCAGGAGTCACGGGCACGCATCGAAGCGCAGATCATCGAGGTCGGGCGCCGGCATCTGCGCACCGATGGCGCCGCCGGGCTGTCCCTGCGCGCCGTCGCCCGCGACGTGGGCCTGGTGTCCTCGGCGGTCTACCGCTACGTGGCCGACCGCGACGAACTGCTCACCCTGCTGCTGGTCGACGCCTACTCCAGGCTGGCCGACGTCGTCGACGCGGCCCGGACCCCGGCGGCCTGGGACGCCGACATCCGGGCGATCGCCCACGCGGTGCGGGACTGGGCGCTGGGGGAGCCCGCCGGCTGGGCCCTGCTGTACGGCAGCCCGGTGCCCGGCTATCACGCCCCGCCCGAGCGGACCGTGGCGCCGGGAACCCGGGTCGTCGGTGCGCTGTTCGACGCCGTCGCGGCGGGCATCGAGGCGGGCGCGGTCCCGGCATCGAATGCGGGGGTGGCGCAACCGCTGGCCGACGATTTCGGCCGGGTCCGGGCCGAATTCGGCTTCACCGGCGACGACGTCGTCGTGGCGAAGTGCTTCCTGTTCTGGTCCGGCCTGGTGGGTGCGGTCAGCCTGGAAGTCTTCGGCGGATACGGCGCGGACACGCTGACGGTGCCGCGCGCGCTGTTCGACGTCCAGCTCGACCTGCTGCTGGACGTGCTCGCCAGCGGGCTCAGTGACCGGAGGTCTTGA
- a CDS encoding nitroreductase/quinone reductase family protein: MATGYDRPNTAARFANTLIRTLAEAGISIAGTRAIAVRGRKSGKQRRAVINLLTVDGVDYLVAPRGDTEWVRNVRAAGQLEIGPRWHRRPARAIEVADADKPEVLRRYLQRWYWQVKGYVAGLTPDSGDAELRDAASSIPVFSLR, translated from the coding sequence ATGGCCACCGGATACGACCGCCCGAACACCGCCGCCCGCTTCGCCAACACGCTGATCCGCACGCTGGCCGAGGCGGGCATCAGCATCGCCGGCACTCGCGCGATCGCGGTGCGCGGCCGCAAGAGCGGCAAGCAGCGCCGGGCGGTGATCAACCTGCTGACCGTCGACGGGGTGGACTACCTGGTGGCACCGCGGGGCGACACCGAATGGGTGCGCAACGTCCGCGCGGCCGGGCAACTCGAGATCGGTCCGCGATGGCACCGGCGACCGGCCCGGGCCATCGAAGTCGCCGACGCCGACAAACCGGAGGTGCTGCGGCGGTATCTGCAGCGGTGGTACTGGCAGGTCAAGGGTTACGTCGCGGGCCTGACGCCGGATTCCGGTGACGCGGAACTGCGCGACGCGGCGTCCTCGATCCCGGTGTTCTCACTGCGCTGA
- a CDS encoding TerC family protein → MDPSLLEWLLTFAGLSAVLGFDLFLVARRVHEPSMREVVTRLSCYIGLAVAFGIWVWSFHGAKYGMQFYAGWLTEYSLSVDNLFVFVIIMNSFGVPKQYRQEALFVGIIMALAFRSVFIALGGVAVQRLSWTFYVFGAFMAYTAFKLLRHDDPTGDGESEGGNNAVVRFARTHLKATTGWQTGVRFFVRDRAGAWAITPMFLVALALGTTDLVFAMDSIPAIYGLTRQPYLVFTANVFALMGLRQLFFILGQMLNRLVYLSKGLAVILGFIGVRMVLHALRINEVWFINSGRGLNVPEIPTPVSLAVVVTVLAATTVASLYRTRGASSAQ, encoded by the coding sequence TTGGATCCGTCGCTGTTGGAATGGCTGCTGACGTTCGCCGGGTTGAGCGCGGTACTCGGGTTCGATCTGTTCCTGGTCGCCCGCCGCGTGCACGAGCCGTCGATGCGCGAAGTCGTCACCCGGCTGTCCTGCTACATCGGCCTGGCGGTCGCGTTCGGCATCTGGGTGTGGAGCTTCCACGGCGCGAAATACGGGATGCAGTTCTACGCCGGCTGGCTGACCGAGTACAGCCTGTCGGTGGACAACCTGTTCGTGTTCGTGATCATCATGAACAGCTTCGGCGTCCCCAAGCAGTACCGGCAGGAGGCGCTGTTCGTCGGCATCATCATGGCGCTGGCGTTCCGGTCGGTGTTCATCGCGCTGGGCGGGGTCGCCGTCCAGCGGCTGTCCTGGACGTTCTACGTGTTCGGCGCGTTCATGGCCTACACCGCGTTCAAGCTGCTGCGCCACGACGATCCCACCGGTGACGGGGAGAGCGAGGGCGGCAACAACGCGGTGGTGCGCTTCGCCCGCACCCACCTCAAGGCCACCACCGGCTGGCAGACCGGGGTGCGGTTCTTCGTCCGCGACCGCGCCGGGGCCTGGGCCATCACGCCGATGTTCCTGGTGGCGCTGGCGCTGGGCACCACCGACCTGGTGTTCGCGATGGATTCCATCCCGGCCATCTACGGGCTGACCCGCCAGCCCTATCTGGTGTTCACCGCCAACGTGTTCGCCCTGATGGGCCTGCGGCAGCTGTTCTTCATCCTCGGGCAGATGCTGAACCGGCTGGTGTACCTGTCCAAGGGGCTGGCCGTGATCCTGGGGTTCATCGGGGTGCGGATGGTGTTGCACGCGCTGCGCATCAACGAGGTGTGGTTTATCAACTCCGGCCGCGGCCTCAACGTCCCGGAGATCCCCACCCCGGTCAGCCTGGCGGTGGTGGTGACGGTGCTGGCGGCCACCACGGTCGCCAGCCTGTACCGCACCCGCGGGGCGTCCTCAGCGCAGTGA
- a CDS encoding glycosyltransferase family 2 protein: METRYPDVWVIVPAYNEATVIGAVITDVRAVFDHVVCVDDGSSDDTAGTARRAGAHVVRHPVNLGQGAAIQTGVEFARSRPDARLFVTFDADGQHRVVDVVQMIDRLDGSDLDIVIGTRFAAPAAATAVPPLKRLVLRTAVGLNPRIRRLGLSDAHNGLRVFNRRVADRLDLTMNGMSHAGEFIALIAENGWRVAEEPIEVLYTDYSKSKGQPLLNGVNILFDGLLRKRMSR, translated from the coding sequence ATCGAAACCCGCTATCCCGATGTCTGGGTCATCGTCCCGGCGTACAACGAAGCGACCGTCATCGGTGCCGTCATCACCGATGTCCGGGCGGTCTTCGACCACGTCGTCTGCGTGGACGACGGCAGCAGCGACGACACCGCCGGGACCGCCCGGCGCGCCGGTGCCCACGTGGTGCGTCATCCGGTCAATCTCGGGCAGGGCGCGGCGATCCAGACCGGGGTCGAATTCGCCCGCAGCCGCCCCGACGCCCGGCTGTTCGTCACCTTCGACGCCGACGGCCAGCACCGGGTGGTCGACGTGGTGCAGATGATCGACCGACTCGACGGCTCGGATCTCGACATCGTCATCGGCACCCGGTTCGCCGCACCGGCGGCCGCCACCGCGGTCCCCCCGCTCAAGCGCCTGGTGCTGCGGACGGCGGTGGGGCTCAATCCGCGGATCCGCCGGCTGGGCCTGTCCGACGCCCACAACGGTCTGCGGGTGTTCAACCGGCGGGTGGCCGACCGCCTCGACCTCACCATGAACGGCATGAGCCACGCCGGCGAGTTCATCGCGTTGATCGCCGAGAACGGGTGGCGGGTGGCCGAGGAGCCCATCGAGGTGCTCTACACCGACTATTCGAAATCGAAGGGGCAGCCCCTGCTCAACGGCGTGAACATCCTGTTCGACGGGCTGCTGCGCAAGAGGATGTCGCGATGA
- a CDS encoding DUF2304 domain-containing protein gives MNWIKVLLIAAVLVLLVYLLLSRRSAQSRAWVKVGYLMFVVAGIYAVLRPDDTTVVANWLGVRRGTDLMLYILVIAFAFTTLSTYMRFHDLELRYARLARAVALAQAQPPDSR, from the coding sequence ATGAACTGGATCAAAGTGCTGCTGATCGCGGCGGTGCTGGTGCTGCTGGTGTATCTGCTGCTGTCGCGGCGTTCCGCCCAGTCCCGGGCCTGGGTGAAGGTGGGCTACCTGATGTTCGTGGTGGCCGGCATCTATGCGGTGCTGCGGCCGGACGACACCACCGTGGTGGCCAACTGGCTCGGGGTGCGTCGCGGCACCGACCTGATGTTGTACATCCTGGTGATCGCATTCGCGTTCACGACCCTGAGCACCTACATGCGCTTCCACGACCTGGAGCTGCGCTACGCGCGGCTGGCCCGGGCGGTGGCGCTCGCCCAGGCCCAACCGCCGGACAGCCGGTAG
- a CDS encoding Rv1535 domain-containing protein yields MRTSNALAEPLADAAGLILTHPARELYAWLWRTGLLESREAQRTSSSLRGAVSAGTSATDSGAGGV; encoded by the coding sequence ATGCGGACGTCCAATGCCCTGGCAGAACCTCTGGCCGACGCGGCGGGATTGATTCTGACGCACCCGGCCCGCGAGCTCTACGCATGGCTGTGGCGGACGGGACTGCTGGAGTCCCGGGAAGCTCAGCGCACCAGTTCCAGTCTCCGCGGCGCCGTCTCGGCGGGCACCTCGGCAACCGACTCGGGGGCCGGCGGCGTCTGA
- a CDS encoding HAD-IC family P-type ATPase, whose translation MDVFAIGRFGLDAVGAVASASLDLAAIPLREGARILAGEPTDLTTDRRSWRGAGRAWIEVRGLDDPDGGDAVAEAVQAALRARADVTSVRLNRPLARVIVEIGDDVPLAELCAAVRAAEQSEALTDTGAAALPGDGLLLAAKGAMVGANAVGLAIATTGSLLRWPAAPKIVDAAASVARYQPRIRGFLESRIGPGRTETVLSLASLGSHVITMSPAILAVDLMVEGLKAAESRSGALAWNRYEPALARYADHPETHAVQRPVPRPDGPAEKHLKRTALAQVLGAGVVGVLSRNLDTTSNAILAASPKAVRTSCESFAATLGQGLADDHGVLPLRPDSLRRLDKVDTVLIDPRVLAGDQRRVVQIRGATEHELPLAYERAQALLDKAGLRPGWHRVPRMTPRGTTRAHPVEALILPAHHALASAVVLQARAAGVELVTVDADVLGELRPGFDDVRPADGDIDAALAAAVTELQRAGHTVAVLSTAAGQALASADVALGVMPAETSTDVPPPFYADLLLADLAGAWQVLGALPAAREATERGVAISIGASSIAGLLLVPGVRASIPGVGAGQRSGPGPVTVGAGAGMLSGYLLARRTLRARAPRPAPAYEWHAMSVEQVRELLAPSEQVPVADRAPVDTASNGMFWPFLHAVREELADPMTPILALCSVATAMLGSPVDAVMVGTVLGGNAMLAAYQRLRAENRLNALLAQQAPPARLVVTGADGTPGYQEIVAEQLLPGDLIEVRSNEVVPADARLIEQSDVEVDESSLTGESLSVGKQLEPTPGAELAERSSMLYAGTTVIAGRALAMVTAVGADTQTRRASELAAGDLPEVGLQHHLSQLVSRAFPVSAAGGAAVGALGLLRQGGLAQALGNAIAVAIAAVPEGMPLMATLAQHASSQRLAKTGALVRIPRSVEALGRVDVVCFDKTGTLSENRLRVTTVHALAGYTDDDVLGNAAQAAPAPDGAAHAHATDQAIVEGAAAAPGARAWTEPDAHLPFRSGRAFSASLVGSELLVKGAPEVVLQSCKNAGAEEEQQVTAMAARGLRVIAVAHRKLTAAQVRTVAADADGTDRITEVAGSGLTLIGFLGLADTPRADAPQLLTDLAARGVDIRMITGDHPITATAIAAEMGVTVPAEQVITGSEWNELSRKEQERVVCERVIFARMSPENKVQIVQTLERAGRVSAMVGDGANDAAAIRAATVGLGVVAHGSDSAHATADVVLTDGKIGALIDAIDEGRRLWKGVQLAISGLLGGNAGEVVFSVIGSAITGNSPLNTRQLLLMNTLTDALPATAVAVSTPAGPIGGAVPGLDEQKLWRAVRFRGAVTAAAGTAAWAMASVTGTPQRASTVALISLVSTELGQTLVDSRAPLVLVTAAGSFVMFAAMVTTPGVSQLLGCTPVGPIGWAQGVGTAAAATAAVAVASRFPAIEGQTPPAPESVAEVPAETAPRRLELVR comes from the coding sequence ATGGACGTTTTCGCGATCGGCCGCTTCGGTCTGGACGCTGTCGGCGCGGTCGCGTCGGCCAGCCTGGACCTCGCCGCCATCCCGCTGCGTGAAGGCGCCCGGATCCTCGCCGGCGAACCCACCGATCTGACCACCGACCGGCGCAGTTGGCGCGGCGCGGGCCGCGCCTGGATCGAGGTGCGCGGACTCGACGACCCGGACGGCGGCGACGCGGTCGCCGAAGCCGTGCAGGCGGCGCTGCGGGCCCGCGCCGACGTCACTTCGGTGCGGCTGAACCGTCCGCTGGCCCGGGTGATCGTCGAGATCGGCGACGACGTGCCGCTGGCCGAGCTGTGTGCCGCGGTGCGGGCGGCCGAGCAGAGCGAGGCACTGACCGACACCGGAGCGGCCGCCCTGCCCGGCGACGGCCTGCTGCTGGCCGCCAAGGGCGCCATGGTGGGCGCCAATGCGGTGGGCCTGGCGATCGCGACCACCGGCAGCCTGCTGCGCTGGCCGGCCGCGCCCAAGATCGTCGACGCCGCCGCATCGGTCGCGCGCTACCAGCCGCGGATCCGCGGTTTCCTGGAGAGCCGGATCGGGCCCGGCCGCACCGAAACCGTGCTCTCGCTGGCCTCGCTGGGCTCCCACGTCATCACCATGTCCCCGGCGATCCTGGCGGTCGACCTGATGGTGGAGGGGCTCAAAGCCGCCGAATCCCGGTCCGGGGCATTGGCCTGGAACCGCTACGAACCGGCGCTGGCCCGCTACGCCGACCACCCCGAAACGCATGCGGTGCAGCGGCCGGTCCCGCGCCCGGACGGCCCCGCCGAGAAGCACCTGAAGCGCACCGCGCTGGCTCAGGTGCTCGGTGCCGGGGTGGTGGGTGTCCTCAGCCGCAATCTGGACACCACCTCCAACGCGATCCTGGCGGCATCACCCAAAGCGGTCCGCACCAGCTGCGAATCCTTCGCCGCGACCCTGGGCCAGGGCCTGGCCGACGACCACGGCGTGCTGCCGCTGCGGCCGGACAGCCTGCGCCGCCTCGACAAGGTCGACACCGTGCTCATCGACCCGCGGGTACTGGCCGGCGACCAACGCCGGGTGGTGCAGATCCGCGGCGCGACCGAGCACGAGCTGCCGCTGGCCTACGAACGCGCCCAGGCCCTGCTCGACAAGGCCGGCCTGCGCCCCGGCTGGCACCGGGTGCCGCGGATGACGCCCCGCGGTACCACCCGCGCACACCCGGTGGAGGCGCTGATCCTGCCCGCGCACCACGCGCTGGCCTCCGCGGTGGTGCTGCAGGCCCGGGCGGCGGGCGTCGAACTGGTCACCGTCGACGCCGACGTCCTCGGTGAGCTGCGGCCCGGCTTCGACGACGTCCGGCCCGCCGACGGCGACATCGACGCCGCGCTGGCCGCCGCGGTCACCGAGCTGCAACGGGCCGGCCACACCGTTGCGGTGCTGTCCACCGCGGCCGGGCAGGCCCTGGCGTCCGCGGACGTGGCACTGGGTGTCATGCCCGCGGAGACCAGCACCGACGTGCCCCCGCCGTTCTACGCCGATCTGCTGCTGGCCGACCTGGCCGGCGCCTGGCAGGTGCTGGGGGCGCTGCCGGCGGCCCGCGAGGCCACCGAGCGGGGTGTGGCGATCTCGATCGGCGCCTCGAGCATCGCCGGGCTGCTGCTGGTGCCCGGCGTGCGGGCGAGCATCCCCGGGGTGGGGGCCGGTCAGCGCAGCGGTCCCGGACCGGTCACCGTCGGTGCCGGCGCCGGGATGCTGTCCGGATACCTGCTGGCCCGCCGCACCCTGCGGGCCCGGGCACCCCGACCGGCACCGGCCTACGAATGGCACGCGATGTCGGTGGAGCAGGTGCGTGAACTGCTGGCGCCGAGCGAGCAGGTGCCGGTGGCCGACCGGGCTCCGGTCGACACCGCCTCGAACGGCATGTTCTGGCCGTTCCTGCATGCCGTCCGCGAGGAACTGGCCGACCCGATGACCCCGATCCTGGCGCTGTGCTCGGTCGCGACCGCCATGCTCGGTTCGCCGGTCGACGCCGTCATGGTGGGCACCGTGCTCGGCGGAAACGCGATGCTGGCCGCCTACCAGCGGCTGCGCGCCGAGAACCGGTTGAACGCCCTGCTGGCGCAGCAGGCCCCGCCGGCCCGGCTGGTGGTCACCGGTGCCGACGGCACCCCGGGCTATCAGGAGATCGTCGCCGAGCAGCTGCTGCCCGGTGACCTGATCGAGGTCCGCAGCAACGAGGTGGTCCCCGCCGACGCCCGACTGATCGAGCAGTCCGACGTCGAGGTCGACGAATCCTCGCTGACCGGTGAGTCGCTGTCGGTCGGCAAGCAGCTCGAACCCACCCCGGGCGCCGAACTGGCCGAACGCAGCTCCATGCTCTACGCCGGCACGACGGTGATCGCCGGGCGCGCGTTGGCCATGGTCACCGCCGTCGGCGCCGACACCCAGACCCGCCGGGCCTCCGAACTGGCCGCTGGCGACCTGCCCGAGGTCGGGCTGCAGCACCACCTGAGCCAGCTGGTCAGCCGGGCCTTCCCGGTCAGTGCCGCCGGCGGGGCCGCGGTCGGCGCGCTCGGGTTGCTGCGTCAGGGCGGCCTGGCGCAGGCCTTGGGCAACGCGATCGCCGTGGCGATCGCGGCGGTCCCCGAGGGGATGCCGCTGATGGCCACCCTGGCCCAGCATGCGTCGTCGCAGCGGCTGGCCAAAACCGGAGCCCTGGTGCGGATCCCGCGCTCGGTGGAGGCGCTCGGCCGGGTCGACGTGGTCTGCTTCGACAAGACCGGGACGTTGAGCGAGAACAGGCTGCGGGTCACCACGGTGCACGCGCTGGCCGGGTACACCGACGACGACGTGCTCGGCAACGCGGCGCAGGCCGCTCCGGCGCCCGACGGTGCCGCGCACGCGCACGCCACCGACCAGGCCATCGTCGAGGGCGCGGCCGCCGCACCGGGGGCCCGGGCCTGGACCGAACCGGATGCGCACCTGCCGTTCCGCTCCGGCCGGGCCTTCTCGGCGTCGCTGGTCGGCTCGGAACTACTGGTCAAGGGCGCCCCGGAAGTGGTGCTGCAGTCCTGCAAGAACGCCGGTGCCGAGGAGGAGCAGCAGGTCACCGCGATGGCCGCCCGTGGGTTGCGGGTGATCGCGGTGGCGCACCGCAAACTGACCGCCGCGCAGGTGCGCACGGTCGCCGCGGACGCCGACGGCACCGACCGGATCACCGAGGTGGCCGGCTCCGGGCTGACGCTGATCGGGTTCCTCGGACTGGCCGACACCCCGCGCGCCGACGCACCGCAGCTGCTGACCGACCTGGCCGCCCGCGGCGTGGACATCCGGATGATCACCGGCGACCACCCGATCACCGCGACTGCGATCGCCGCCGAGATGGGCGTGACGGTGCCCGCCGAGCAGGTCATCACCGGCTCGGAGTGGAACGAGTTGAGCCGCAAGGAACAGGAACGCGTGGTCTGCGAGCGGGTGATCTTCGCCCGGATGTCGCCGGAGAACAAGGTGCAGATCGTGCAGACCCTGGAACGCGCCGGCCGGGTCTCGGCGATGGTGGGCGACGGCGCCAACGACGCCGCCGCGATCCGCGCGGCCACCGTCGGCCTGGGCGTGGTCGCACACGGCAGCGACTCGGCGCACGCCACCGCCGACGTGGTGCTCACCGACGGGAAGATCGGCGCGTTGATCGACGCGATCGACGAGGGCCGCCGGCTGTGGAAGGGCGTGCAGCTCGCGATCTCCGGCCTGCTCGGCGGCAACGCCGGTGAGGTGGTGTTCTCGGTCATCGGCAGTGCGATCACCGGCAACTCGCCGCTGAACACCCGCCAGCTGCTGCTGATGAACACCCTGACCGATGCGCTGCCGGCCACCGCGGTCGCGGTCAGCACCCCGGCGGGTCCGATCGGCGGCGCCGTCCCCGGACTCGACGAGCAGAAACTGTGGCGCGCGGTGCGGTTCCGCGGCGCGGTCACCGCGGCCGCCGGGACCGCCGCGTGGGCGATGGCCTCGGTGACGGGAACCCCGCAGCGGGCGTCGACGGTCGCGCTGATCTCGCTGGTCTCCACCGAACTCGGCCAGACCCTGGTGGATTCGCGGGCGCCGCTGGTGCTGGTCACCGCGGCGGGTTCGTTCGTGATGTTCGCCGCGATGGTCACCACCCCGGGCGTCAGCCAGCTGTTGGGCTGCACACCGGTGGGCCCGATCGGGTGGGCGCAGGGGGTCGGCACCGCCGCGGCCGCCACCGCAGCGGTGGCGGTGGCCAGCCGGTTCCCCGCGATCGAGGGTCAGACGCCGCCGGCCCCCGAGTCGGTTGCCGAGGTGCCCGCCGAGACGGCGCCGCGGAGACTGGAACTGGTGCGCTGA